Proteins encoded in a region of the Alosa sapidissima isolate fAloSap1 chromosome 19, fAloSap1.pri, whole genome shotgun sequence genome:
- the LOC121693597 gene encoding procathepsin L-like codes for MKWLIIVAASLAVVSCASLSLEDLEFQAWKLKFEKSYNSFEEEVQRKLVWLSTRRRVLAHNILADQGIKTYRMGMNQFSDLYVIHLSIHFPLQQNNQEYNQAILLSHFNRSNANANAQASAQKLAFAPRQQGSDAELPASVDWRQKGCVMRVKDQHQCGSCWAFAAIAVLESHTCIEHGYLPSLSEQQLLDCSRAYGNHGCHGGWETAAFQYVSDNGGIDTDEAYPYEAKDAICRFKPSGVGALCHGHVELPFGDEEALKETVAFVGPVAVAIDAGQSSFQHYVSGVHFDSHCSKTITNHVVLVVGYGTEDGQDYWLVKNSWGVHWGDQGYIKLSRNQNNQCGVASYGTYPQV; via the exons ATGAAGTGGTTGATCATTGTAGCTGCCTCTTTGGCAGTGGTGAGCTGTGCCAGCCTCTCACTGGAGGACCTGGAGTTCCAAGCATGGAAACTCAAGTTTG AAAAATCCTACAACTCCTTTGAGGAGGAGGTCCAACGTAAACTTGTCTGGCTCTCCACCCGCCGCAGGGTCCTGGCCCACAACATCCTGGCTGACCAGGGCATCAAGACCTACCGCATGGGCATGAACCAATTCTCCGACTTG TATGTTATTCATTTATCCATTCATTTTCCTCTTCAACAGAACAACCAAGAATACAATCAGGCTATCCTCTTGTCTCACTTCAATCGCTCCAATGCCAATGCCAATGCCCAAGCCTCAGCCCAGAAACTGGCATTTGCCCCCAGACAGCAAGGGAGCGATGCTGAGCTGCCCGCCTCAGTGGACTGGAGGCAGAAGGGCTGTGTGATGAGGGTGAAAGACCAGCACCAGTGTGGATCCTGTTGGGCTTTTGCTGCA ATTGCTGTGTTAGAGTCCCACACCTGTATTGAGCACGGCTACCTGCCCTCTCTGAGCGAGCAGCAGCTGCTGGACTGCTCCCGTGCCTATGGGAACCACGGATGCCACGGAGGTTGGGAGACCGCGGCCTTCCAGTATGTCAGTGATAACGGCGGTATAGACACGGACGAGGCCTACCCATATGAAGCAAAG GATGCAATCTGCCGCTTCAAACCGTCTGGAGTTGGCGCCCTCTGCCATGGGCATGTGGAACTGCCGTTTGGAGATGAGGAGGCTCTAAAGGAGACGGTGGCGTTTGTGGGTCCTGTGGCTGTGGCAATCGATGCCGGACAGTCCTCCTTCCAGCACTATGTATCTG GTGTCCACTTTGACTCTCACTGCAGCAAGACGATAACAAACCATGTTGTGCTGGTGGTGGGTTATGGAACTGAAGATGGCCAAGACTACTGGCTGGTGAAGAACAG TTGGGGTGTCCATTGGGGAGATCAAGGCTACATCAAGTTGTCCAGGAACCAGAACAACCAGTGTGGCGTCGCCTCTTATGGAACTTACCCGCAAGTCTGA